In one Corythoichthys intestinalis isolate RoL2023-P3 chromosome 16, ASM3026506v1, whole genome shotgun sequence genomic region, the following are encoded:
- the LOC130931677 gene encoding myosin heavy chain, fast skeletal muscle-like, with translation MSSDAEMAQYGPASVFLRKPEKERIEAQNRPFDARTACFVPDPKDLYIRGVIQKKEGGNATVKTDANETVTVKEEDCHPMNPPKYDKIEDMAMMTHLNEPSVLFNLKDRYAAWMIYTYSGLFCVTVNPYKWLPVYDPQVVAAYRGKKRMEAPPHIFSVSDNAYQNMLTDRENQSVLITGESGAGKTVNTKRVIQYFATIAVAGGSDKKEQTSGKIQGTLEDQIISANPLLEAFGNAKTVRNDNSSRFGKFIRIHFGTTGKLASADIETYLLEKSRVTFQLSEERSYHIFYQIMTGHKPELIEMLLITTNPYDFPMISQGQISVASIDDKEELVATDTATDILGFSNEEKMSIYKLTGAVLHYGNMKFKQKQREEQAEPDGTEVADKVAFLMGLNSADLLKGLCYPRVKVGNEYVTKGQTVPQVANSVGALAKSVYEKMFLWMVIRINEMLDTKQPRQFFIGVLDIAGFEIFDFNSMEQLCINFTNEKLQQFFNHHMFVLEQEEYKKEGIDWEFIDFGMDLAACIELIEKPMGIFSILEEECMFPKASDTSFKNKLYDQHLGKNNAFQKPKVVKGKPEAHFSLVHYAGTVDYNIGGWLEKNKDPLNESVVQLYQKSSLKLLSFLYASFSGAEADSGGDKGGKKGAKKKGGSFQTVSAVFRENLGKLMTNLRSTHPHFVRCLIPNEVKTPGIMDNHLVIHQLRCNGVLEGIRICRKGFPSRILYADFKQRYRILNASAIPEGQFIDGKKASEKLLGSIDVDHTQYRFGSTKVFFKAGLLGNLEELRDEKLASLVTQTQAVCRGYLMRKEYSNLIAQKDCVWILQYNLRSFMNVKHWPWMKLFFKIKPLLKSAETEKEMATMKEDFIKCKEDLAKSESKRKELEEKMVSLLQEKNNLQLQVQSDAENLCDAEERCEGLIKSKIQLEAKLKEVTERMEDEEEINAELTTKKRKLEDECSELKKDIDDLEITLAKVEKEKHATENKVKNLVEELAGQEESISKLSKEKKALQEAHQQTMDDLQAEEDKVNSLTKAKSKLEQQVDDLEGSLEQEKKIRMDLERMKRKLEGDIKLTQESLMDAENDKQQSEERMKKKEFENSQLIGKIADEQTINNQLQKKLKELHARIEELEEEVEAERSMRAKVEKQRSDLSREIEEISERLEEAGGATASQIEMNKKRETEFLKIRRDLEEATLHHEATSAALRKKHADSMAELGEQIDNLQRIKQKLEKEKSELKMEIDDLSTNMESVAKTKVSLEKNCRSLEDQLVELKAKSDENSRNIADLTNQRARFQNENAELSRQLEERESVISQLTRGKQGFTSQIDDLKRLMEEETKAKNALAHSLQSSRHDCDLLREQYEEEQEAKAELQRALSKANTEVALWRNKYETDAIQRTEELEEAKKKLAQRLQEAEEQIEAVNSKCASLEKTKQRLHNEMEDLMVDVERSNSVAATLDKKQRNFDKILAEWKQKYEESQAELEGAQKESRSLSTELFKLKNSYEEALDHLETMKRENKNLQQEISDLTEQLGESGKTIHELEKFKKNVETEKYDMQTALEEAEASLEQEESKILCIQMELNQVKADVDRKVAEKDEEIDQMRKNNQRVVESMQATLDAEVRSRNDALRVKKKMDGDLNEMEIQLGHANRQASEAVKQLRNVQAQLKDAQIHLDDSLRSQDDMKEQVAMMERRAGLMQAEIEELRVVVEQTERSRKLAEQELIDASERAGLLHSQNTSLLNTKKKLETDVTQLHGEIEEASQEARNAEEKAKKAITDAAMMAEELRKEQDTSAHLERMKKNLEVTVKDLQHRLDEAENLAMKGGKKQMQKLEARVRELETELEAEQKRSSESIKGVRKYERKVKELSYQADEDKKTNIRLQDLVDKLQIKMKAYKRHAEEAEEQANMHMARFRKSQHELEEAEERADVAESLANKMRAKSRDIGPKPTEGQGE, from the exons ATGAGCAGTGATGCCGAGATGGCCCAGTACGGGCCGGCCTCAGTCTTTTTGCGCAAACCTGAGAAGGAGCGCATCGAGGCACAGAACCGCCCATTTGATGCCAGGACTGCCTGCTTTGTGCCAGATCCCAAGGATCTGTATATCAGAGGTGTGATCCAGAAGAAGGAAGGCGGTAACGCCACCGTGAAGACTGATGCAAACGAA ACGGTAACCGTGAAGGAAGAAGACTGCCACCCCATGAATCCTCCAAAGTACGATAAGATCGAGGACATGGCCATGATGACGCACCTCAATGAGCCGTCTGTGCTGTTTAACCTCAAAGATCGTTATGCAGCCTGGATGATTTAC ACGTATTCCGGACTCTTCTGCGTGACAGTGAATCCGTACAAGTGGCTCCCAGTGTACGATCCACAAGTGGTGGCAGCCTACAGGGGGAAGAAGCGAATGGAGGCTCCTCCTCACATCTTCTCTGTGTCTGATAACGCCTATCAGAACATGCTCACAG ATCGTGAGAATCAGTCTGTCCTGATCAC TGGAGAATCTGGTGCAGGGAAGACAGTCAACACCAAGCGTGTCATCCAGTACTTTGCGACAATCGCGGTGGCTGGCGGCAGCGATAAGAAGGAACAAACTTCGGGAAAGATACAG GGAACGCTGGAGGATCAAATCATTTCAGCAAATCCTTTGCTGGAGGCATTTGGGAATGCCAAGACAGTGAGGAATGACAATTCCTCACGTTTT GGTAAATTCATCAGAATTCACTTCGGAACAACAGGGAAACTGGCTTCAGCTGATATCGAAACGT ATTTGCTGGAGAAGTCAAGAGTGACGTTCCAATTGTCAGAAGAAAGAAGCTACCACATCTTCTACCAGATTATGACAGGACACAAACCAGAGCTCATAG AAATGTTGCTCATCACTACAAACCCTTATGACTTCCCCATGATAAGTCAGGGGCAGATCAGTGTAGCCAGCATTGACGACAAAGAAGAGCTTGTGGCGACAGAT ACCGCCACTGATATTCTTGGCTTCAGCAATGAAGAAAAAATGTCTATCTACAAGCTGACCGGAGCTGTGCTGCATTATGGGAACATGAAGTTCAAGCAGAAGCAGCGAGAGGAGCAGGCAGAGCCTGACGGCACTGAGG TGGCTGACAAAGTGGCCTTCCTCATGGGACTGAATTCCGCCGACCTTCTAAAAGGCCTCTGCTACCCCCGCGTCAAAGTGGGCAACGAGTACGTCACCAAAGGCCAGACTGTCCCCCAG GTAGCCAATTCAGTTGGTGCTCTGGCTAAGTCAGTCTACGAGAAGATGTTTTTGTGGATGGTGATACGCATCAATGAGATGCTGGACACTAAGCAGCCGCGTCAGTTCTTCATCGGAGTGTTGGACATCGCAGGATTTGAAATTTTTGAC TTCAACAGCATGGAGCAACTCTGCATCAACTTCACTAATGAAAAGCTGCAGCAGTTCTTCAACCACCACATGTTTGTGCTGGAGCAAGAAGAGTACAAGAAGGAAGGCATTGACTGGGAGTTCATTGACTTTGGCATGGACCTGGCTGCCTGCATTGAGCTCATCGAAAAG CCAATGGGCATCTTCTCCATCCTTGAAGAGGagtgtatgttccccaaggcgtCAGACACCTCTTTCAAGAACAAACTCTACGACCAACATCTTGGGAagaacaatgctttccaaaagcCCAAAGTTGTCAAAGGCAAGCCAGAGGCTCATTTCTCCCTGGTGCACTACGCCGGAACAGTGGATTACAACATCGGCGGTTGGCTGGAGAAGAACAAAGACCCGTTGAATGAGTCTGTAGTGCAGCTATACCAGAAGTCCTCCTTAAAACTGCTCTCTTTCCTCTATGCGTCTTTTTCTGGGGCCGAAGCAG ACTCCGGTGGTGACAAAGGTGGGAAAAAAGGGGCAAAGAAGAAGGGCGGCTCCTTCCAGACTGTGTCTGCAGTTTTCAGG GAAAATCTCGGAAAGCTGATGACCAATTTGCGGAGCACCCACCCTCACTTTGTGCGTTGTCTGATTCCCAATGAAGTTAAAACACCAG GTATTATGGACAATCACTTGGTAATCCACCAGCTCCGCTGCAACGGTGTGCTGGAGGGAATCCGCATCTGCAGGAAGGGATTTCCCAGCAGGATTCTTTATGCTGATTTCAAGCAGAG ATATCGAATTTTGAATGCCAGCGCTATCCCAGAGGGACAGTTCATTGATGGCAAGAAAGCTTCTGAGAAGCTTCTCGGGTCCATCGACGTTGATCACACACAGTACCGTTTTGGGTCCACGAAG GTGTTTTTCAAAGCTGGTCTACTGGGAAATCTGGAAGAGCTGCGGGATGAAAAACTAGCTTCTCTTGTGACCCAGACACAAGCTGTTTGTCGGGGTTACCTTATGAGGAAAGAATATTCCAACTTGATTGCCCAAAA AGATTGTGTGTGGATTCTACAATATAATTTGCGCTCATTCATGAATGTCAAACACTGGCCATGGATGAAGCTCTTCTTCAAGATAAAGCCACTTCTCAAGAGTGCAGAAACAGAAAAGGAGATGGCCACCATGAAAGAAGACTTCATCAAATGCAAAGAGGACCTGGCGAAGTCAGAGTCCAAGAGGAAAGAGCTGGAGGAGAAAATGGTTTCCCTGTTGCAGGAGAAGAATAATCTTCAACTTCAAGTCCAATCT GATGCGGAGAACCTCTGTGATGCAGAGGAACGATGCGAAGGTTTGATCAAAAGCAAAATCCAGCTGGAGGCCAAACTGAAGGAAGTGACTGAGAGGATGGAGGATGAGGAAGAAATCAACGCAGAGTTAACAACCAAGAAGAGAAAGCTTGAGGACGAATGCTCCGAGCTTAAGAAGGACATTGATGACCTCGAAATCACTTTAGCTAAAGTGGAGAAAGAAAAACACGCCACTGAGAACAAA GTTAAAAATCTGGTGGAGGAGCTCGCGGGTCAGGAGGAAAGTATCAGCAAGCTGAGCAAAGAGAAGAAGGCCCTTCAAGAGGCCCACCAGCAGACCATGGATGACCTTCAAGCCGAAGAAGACAAAGTCAATTCGCTGACGAAGGCCAAGTCAAAGCTGGAGCAGCAAGTGGATGAT CTTGAAGGTTCGCTTGAGCAAGAAAAGAAGATTCGAATGGATCTGGAAAGGATGAAGCGCAAACTAGAGGGAGACATTAAACTTACGCAAGAATCTCTAATGGAtgcggaaaatgacaaacagcaGTCTGAGGAAAGGATGAAGAA AAAAGAGTTTGAAAACAGCCAGCTAATCGGCAAGATTGCAGATGAGCAAACAATAAACAACCAACTTCAGAAGAAGCTGAAGGAACTTCAC GCTCGAATTGAAGAACTGGAGGAAGAAGTGGAAGCTGAGCGATCAATGCGGGCCAAGGTAGAGAAGCAAAGGTCCGACCTGTCACGAGAGATCGAAGAGATCAGCGAGAGGTTGGAGGAGGCCGGAGGTGCCACTGCCTCTCAGATTGAGATGAACAAGAAGCGAGAGACAGAGTTCCTGAAAATTAGGCGCGACTTAGAGGAGGCCACACTGCATCACGAGGCCACGTCCGCCGCACTGCGCAAGAAGCATGCGGACAGCATGGCTGAGCTAGGAGAGCAGATTGACAATCTGCAGAGAATCAAGCAGAAACTTGAGAAGGAGAAAAGTGAGCTGAAGATGGAGATCGACGATTTGTCAACCAATATGGAATCTGTGGCCAAAACCAAG GTCAGCTTGGAGAAGAACTGCCGCTCCCTGGAAGACCAGCTAGTGGAGCTGAAGGCCAAGAGTGATGAAAACAGTCGTAACATTGCAGATCTTACTAATCAAAGGGCGCGTTTTCAAAATGAGAATG CCGAGTTATCCCGACAACTGGAGGAGCGAGAGAGTGTCATATCCCAGCTGACCAGAGGGAAGCAGGGATTTACTTCACAAATTGATGATCTCAAAAGACTCATGGAGGAAGAGACAAAG GCCAAGAATGCTCTGGCACACAGCCTTCAATCATCTCGTCATGACTGCGACCTCCTCCGAGAACAATACGAGGAGGAACAGGAAGCCAAGGCGGAGCTGCAGCGTGCTTTGTCCAAAGCTAACACCGAGGTTGCTCTTTGGAGGAACAAATATGAAACGGATGCCATTCAACGCACCGAGGAACTGGAGGAGGCCAA GAAAAAGCTGGCCCAGCGCCTCCAAGAGGCAGAGGAACAAATAGAAGCTGTGAACTCAAAGTGTGCCTCGCTGGAGAAAACTAAACAACGACTTCACAATGAGATGGAGGATCTCATGGTGGATGTGGAAAGGTCCAACAGCGTTGCTGCCACACTGGATAAGAAGCAGAGGAACTTTGACAAA ATTCTAGCCGAGTGGAAGCAGAAGTACGAAGAGTCGCAGGCTGAACTGGAAGGCGCTCAGAAAGAGTCTCGATCACTGAGCACAGAGCTCTTCAAACTGAAAAATTCGTATGAGGAGGCTCTCGATCACCTGGAGACGATGAAAAGAGAAAACAAGAACCTGCAAC AGGAAATCTCAGACCTGACAGAACAGCTAGGAGAGAGCGGGAAAACTATTCATGAATTAGAGAAATTCAAGAAGAATGTGGAgactgaaaaatatgacatgcAAACTGCATTGGAAGAAGCGGAG GCTTCCCTGGAGCAAGAGGAATCCAAGATCCTCTGCATCCAAATGGAACTCAACCAAGTCAAAGCCGACGTGGACAGGAAAGTGGCGGAAAAAGACGAGGAGATTGATCAGATGAGGAAGAACAACCAGCGAGTGGTAGAGTCAATGCAGGCTACTCTGGACGCTGAGGTCCGCAGTAGGAACGACGCCCTAAGAGTGAAGAAGAAAATGGATGGAGACCTGAACGAGATGGAGATTCAACTGGGCCATGCCAACAGGCAGGCCTCCGAAGCGGTGAAACAGCTGAGGAACGTGCAGGCACAACTGAAG GATGCCCAAATCCACCTGGATGATTCCCTTCGAAGTCAAGATGACATGAAGGAGCAGGTAGCCATGATGGAGCGCAGGGCTGGCTTAATGCAGGCTGAGATTGAAGAGCTTCGAGTAGTTGTGGAACAGACAGAGCGGAGTCGCAAATTGGCTGAACAGGAACTGATTGATGCCAGTGAGCGAGCAGGGCTTCTTCATTCTCAG aacaccagtcTCCTAAACACCAAGAAAAAGCTAGAGACCGATGTTACCCAGCTTCACGGTGAAATTGAGGAAGCCAGTCAGGAGGCCAGGAATGCCGAGGAGAAGGCCAAGAAAGCTATCACGGAT GCCGCCATGATGGCTGAGGAGC